The following proteins are encoded in a genomic region of Lytechinus variegatus isolate NC3 chromosome 7, Lvar_3.0, whole genome shotgun sequence:
- the LOC121418916 gene encoding calcineurin B homologous protein 1-like, translated as MGSRTSSLLQQEEIEEIQQETGFSPKQIVRLYSRFTNLDKSDRGMLRVEDLYRIPELVINPLGERIIQTFFLECESDQINFRQFMKTLGLFRPYHKKHDGLEAINTREKKLKFAFQMYDVDNDGSIARDELLVLLHMMVGSNITEEQLGAIADRTLTEADLDQDGQISFDEFLKALEKSDIEQMMSIRFLN; from the exons ATGGGTTCCAGGACATCCTCACTCCTTCAGCAGGAGGAAATTGAAGAAATTCAGCAAGAAACTGGTT TTTCTCCTAAACAAATTGTTCGCCTGTACAGTCGCTTTACAAACTTGGATAAGAGTGACAGAGGCATGCTCAG GGTTGAGGATCTTTACCGGATTCCAGAGTTGGTGATCAACCCATTAGGAGAACGCATCATCCAGACTTTCTTCCTTGAATGTGAATCTGATCAGATTAACTTCAGACAATTTATGAAGACCTTGGGCCTCTTTAGACCCTATCACAAGAAACATGATGGACTTGAAGCTATCAACACAAGAGAAAAGAAACTCAAAT TTGCCTTCCAAATGTACGACGTTGACAACGATGGCAGCATAGCACGGGATGAGCTGCTGGTATTACTTCATATGATGGTTGGAAGTAACATCACAGAAGAACAGCTTGGTGCTATCGCAGACCGTACCCTCACAGAAGCAGACTTAGATCAAGATGGTCAGATCTCATTTGATGAATTTCTCAAG GCCCTTGAGAAGTCTGATATCGAGCAGATGATGAGCATTCGCTTCCTCAACTAG